The Nicotiana tabacum cultivar K326 chromosome 5, ASM71507v2, whole genome shotgun sequence sequence tgtttatttagtgtcgatttgggattcgtctatttttgtcaataaaatgaggcatttagcattctaagttctccaaatcaatttgatgttaggcctacctcgggcacaatgaggttcccaaattaggacacgctttacattcctgcattatgtatttaaatattgtaatactttttataatcctcactgacttgattacctttttgtttttatttttgtttttgttttattattcccctccccaaaggttagttcgtgcactctggcatcatcatcttactTCACAAGCTaaggcccttccatacatgctgtgagcagaggggcacgcctcaataactggaccatcaagacaaccagagcccggcgagcctcagggtagcaaggctaaaacaagcagcatgcactatttttattttgctaaatgattttcttttcgtatttttcaattcccgcaataagatcttcagtgttcaaaacagttatgcaatttatcaaagcattctgacttttcttatgaatcaacactcattatcatttttctctcattactttacttatacaacattctattacttatcttgatgaaccaatgattgtgacatgcaacgagataacgcaacaaacggacattgattcagaggaagatgacatacctgacgagattgttaaagaagttgataactttgagaacaaacctaagtccaactaGGACGAGACAGAAATTGTTAAcgtgggagatgcagaaaatgtcaaggaaacacgaaccatcgttcacttatcgccatcagaaaagaaagaatacacagaatttctaaaggaatatgaggacatattcgtcTGGTCGTGTTAAATTTAGTACGAATATCTGTGACTCGAGCTTAATATATTTTATGTGGaggggtcaatcggatgtgagaTATGGAAGGATTGTACATAAATTGAATCTAAAATAGAAGAATTTAGAGGAGTATGGTTTTTTGGTGTCCACGTTTGAGCCAAGAACAATTCAAATACAAAAGGCAGCTCTACACAGAGTTACGCGCCTAGCTTTGCGTAAGGCGCGACTCAAAATACGAAAGCATGAAATTTTTCCTATTTCGGTTAAGACCTGGTAGTTTCGGCCCTATACGCCCCCAACATGTATAAATGGGGTTctaaacttattttttttttctggggggggggggggacattATTGGAGAGGCAAAAGGCTACAGAAACACTTGGAAATAATGAATCACAAGAGTTCTTTTCTCTGTTCTTCCTTAATCTATAATCTAATGCTTTTGAATATTATTATGATTGTTTATAcaatatgagtagctaaactctgtcatttagggtttgatggaacctattggacgATGATTTTTCATTGCGTTTAATATAAATTTTCATtgatttttctttacttgttcaattacgtttcattgttgttgattgaagagctctcaattgactgtgcctatttaatgtgtattgcttggaaaagggtacacatttaggtagttgttgaacaatatcACTCCTAATATATTTAGAATTAATACGGAGgatttaaaggtgggattagaaaTAACGAAACTTTGGTGCGATCCTAGTGAGCGGTGAACTAGTGCTAGCTggcgtagttcggaagaatacatctagtaaattgtggtagttgctcggaagagaattacgacacccgaAGTACTCACGCATTCCACAACAAGCTAAGGATCGCTGCATTCTGCAAGCTCTAATCAAACAAGCTAAACATCAGCTCATCATCACTCTCTTCTTTTACGTCTTCCTGCAatgagagaaaaccaaaaagagaaaatagtaATGAGCTTTTGCGGCTTAGTTAATAAAAAGGGGAGGGGTGGGGGAAAAATAGTATTACATCTCACAATTCCTTACATATAGACTATATGCTTGAAGAAAAAAATCGTTTCTAAATATTTGAGGGAATTTGTTCAATTGACTCATAAAACGTAGTTTTTTCACACTAGCTAGTTAGCGAAACTGGTAGCAAAATATTATGAgcatgcatatatatatgtactAGTATCTAATGTCAAAGTTTCAAAACATGCACATATCGCAAAGTTAACATCGAATCATAGCTAACTTAAATAATTCcttgagtaaatcaagatataatTTTTAGACAGAATACACATATACATGTATAactttacaacaacaacatacatGTATAACTTTAGATAAAAGAATTAGTAATGGGTCAAGATTGAATGTATACCTTCTTCTTGTCATTGGCGGAAGGTGCAGCGGTGGCGTCGTTACCGGTAGTAGGAGCGGGAGCAGCGGTAACAGCGGCAGTAGAAGACGCGGTTCCGCCGACGCCGATGTTCATGACAAGTTCATCCACGTTCATCTTCTGACAAAGTTTTGCAAAAAGGCTCGGCCAGTATGATTCCACCTTCAAATT is a genomic window containing:
- the LOC107801194 gene encoding uncharacterized protein LOC107801194, encoding MSSTGELACTYACLILHDDGIPINAEKIGSLIKAANLKVESYWPSLFAKLCQKMNVDELVMNIGVGGTASSTAAVTAAPAPTTGNDATAAPSANDKKKEDVKEESDDELMFSLFD